The Desulfovibrio piger DNA segment TGCCTGCCACCCCACCCCGCAGGGCACCTTGCCGTGCGGCAGGAGCGCCCTGCCCTAGCCGCCGATGGAGACCATCTTGCTGCTGGCCACAGCGCCCCCCTGCCGGGCCGCCAGCAGATCCGCGCCCACGGGCTTGCTCTTGCAGGCCTGGGCGATGACCCGGGCGATATGCTCATCCGTGACCTTGGGATGACGCAGCAGGGGCCGCAACGGATACTCCCTGTCGGCAAACAGACAGGTGCGCAGATGCCCGTCGCTGGTCATACGCAGGCGGTTGCAGGACAGACAGAAATGGTTGGTCAGCGGCGTGATGAAGCCCATGCGCCCCTTGCCGCCTTCCAGGGCGAACATGCGGGCCGGGCCGCGCTGGCCCTCGTTGGCATCGCCCAGCGGCACCAGGCGGACGTGCTGCTCCACGGCGGCGCGGATGTCGCTGGCGGGCCAGAAATTCTCGGGGCTCCACAGGGTATCGCTGCCCATGGGCATGAATTCGATGAAGCGCACGTCCACGGGCAGGGTCATGGCCGCATGGACGAAGTCGGCCAGCTGGCCGTCATTGATGCCGCGCAGGCCCACGGCATTGATCTTGACCCGGATGCCCGCGGCCAGCATGGCGTCCAGGGCCCGCAGCACTTCGGGCAGCATGTCGCGCCCGGTCACACGGGCAAAGGTCTCGCGGTCGAAGCTGTCCAGCGACAGGTTCACGGCGCTGATGCGGATACGCTGCAGCAGGGGGATGTGCTCCTCCAGCAGCGTGCCGTTGGTGGTGATGCGGATGTCCAGATCGTCGAAGCGCTGCCGCAACCGCAGGAGGAAATCGTCACAGCCCTTGCGCGCAAAGGGTTCCCCGCCGGTCAGACGCACCTTTCCCACGCCCATGCCGCGCACGATCTGCACCAGACGGATCATCTCCTCATAGCGCAGCACCTTTTCGTGCGGGATGCACTGGTGCCGGGCATTGCTGTGACAATACAGACAGCGCAGGTTGCAGCGGTCCGTCAGTGACAGGCGCAGGTAACGTACCGTGCGGCCGTGGTCGTCGTGCAGGGCATGGATGCTCATCGTCCCTCCGGGGCCTCCTGTTGCCAAGAAGCAAAAATGGTTTTACACATGCAGCCATGAAGACACTCTTACGCAATCAGCGTGTCCGGCGTCTGCCGGCCGTCATCGCCCTGTGTGCCTCTCTGGCCCTGCCGCTGCCCGCGCTGGCCTGGGACGGCTTTGATGCGGATTCCGCCGACCTGGTGGAGATCATCCCCGATGCCCTGCCCAACAAGGGCGACACCGTGGACGTGCGCAACTACAGCAATGACGAGACGACCACCTGCCTGGTGGTCTCCGTCACCCGCAACAGCCGCACCGTGGAGATCGTGGTCCGCACGCCCGACGGCGAAGCGCACACCCTCGTGATGGAAGGCCGCTAGCCGTCGCGGACGGACGCGCCGGAACCCTGGGGCCCCGGCGCGACCGGGTCATGCCTATTCGTCGGCGCCCTGCTCGTAGCCGGGCAGCACCACACTGGCAGCCTCGCTTTTGCCCTGTCCCTTGGGGCAGTTGGACTGCAGATGGCAGATCTCGCAGCCGCCCTTGAAGGGATAATGGGTCACCAGAGCAAAACGGCGGTTCAGGGTGGGGGCATCTTCACGATATTCCAGGCCCAGGCCGGACAGGGCCTCACGCAGGGCCTCGGTGGGACGCGGTGCGGGCGCACAGCCGGCATCTTCCACCTGGGGCAGCACTTCCTGCACGGCGGCCATGCACATGTACTGGGCCAGGTTGTTGTCCTGCCAGCCGTCCGAAGGGGATTTTTCCCAGGCGGCGTCCACCTGCTGCTCCACGCTCTCGGGCAGCCAGACGGCCAGATAGGAGATCTTGGCTGTCTTGATCTCGCAGACCTTGAGTTGCGGCATCCACTCTTCCCACAACTTGCACAGCCGTTCCAGCGTCGCGCCGCCCAGGCGCGATTCCTGGCTCAGGGTCATGAAGCCTTCCATATCGAAATAGGGACGGATCTCGTGTTCCGTAACGGTAATCTCGCTCACAGTCTCTCCTTGCGGGCATCAGGATGAGCCCTTCTTTACCGTGCTATTGTAACCAAGGACAGGCGACCGTCAAGCCTGCACATCCTTTCACATGCGCCGGGCCCGCCGGGCTTTACTATTGCGGCCGTCTTCTTTACCATCCCCCATATTTTTTCAAGGAGCCTGCATGAGCAACCAACCCGAGCTTCCCAAGAAGATCCGCTACAAGTACGTTATGGACGACAGCGTGCGCATGAGCACCGCCCACGGCGTCTGGGGCGGCATCAATCCCCAGGGAGAGATCGAACTCAATTTCTATGAGGAAAGCGACTCCCTGCCCCAGTGGTCCGAATGCCTGGTGGCCCCGGACGGTTCGCTGGGCCCCGAGATGATGGACGAGGAGAACCTGGAAGTGCGCGAGGTGGTGCGCCGCATCAACACCCGCGTGCTGCTCAACTACAACACGGCCCGCGCCGTGCTGGAATGGCTGGAAGACCGCGTCGCCGCCCTGGAGATGGACGAAAGCGGCATGGCCGTCTACCCCCGCAACATCACCGGCCCCGAACAGTAGAAGACATGATCGACAACAGCTTCCACATCATCACCTTCGGCTGCCAGATGAACGTGCACGACTCGCAGTGGCTGGCCCGCGCCCTCGAAGCGCGCGGCTTTTGCGAGGCGCCCCTGGAAGAGGCCCGCGTGGTGGTGGTCAACACCTGTTCCGTGCGCGAAAAGCCCGAACAGAAAGTCATGAGCACCCTGGGCCGCATCCGCCAGGTCACCGGCAACTCGCCGCGTGTGCTGGTGGCCGTCACCGGCTGCGTGGCCCAGCAGCTGGGCGAAAAACTCTTCAGCCGCCAGGTGCGTCTGGTGGCGGGCAGCGACGGCATCAGCGGCGCGCCCCAGGCCATCGAACGCCTGCTGGACGAGCCCGCCCTGCGTCTTTCCCTGCTGGACTTCACCAGCCATTACGTGGAGCGCGAACCCGGCGCCGATACGCCGTCCGCGCCCGTGGGCTTCGTGAACATCATGCAGGGCTGCGACAATTTCTGCGCCTACTGCATCGTGCCCTATACCCGCGGCCGCCAGAAGTCCCGTCTGACCCCGGCCATCCTCGACGAATGCCGCCACCTGCTGGACCGCGGCGCGCGCGAGATCACCCTGCTGGGGCAGAACGTCAACGCCTTCGGCCGCGATACGCACGGCGACGGCGTCAGCTTTGCCGCCCTGCTGGAAAAAGTGGCCGCCCTGCCCGGCCTGAAGCGCCTGCGCTACGTGACGCCCCATCCCAAGGACATGGGCCCCGAAGACGTGGCGGCCTTCGCGAACATCCCGCAGCTCTGCCCGCGCCTGCACCTGCCCCTCCAGGCCGGTTCCGACGCCGTGCTCAAGCGCATGGGCCGCAAGTACGACAGCGCCCGCTATCTGGAGCTGGTGGCCAGCCTGCGTGACGCCCGCCCGGACATCGCCCTGTCCACGGACCTCATCGTGGGCTTCCCCGGCGAGACCGAGGAAGATTTCGCCGCCACGCTGGAGCTGATGCGCGCCAGTGACTTCATGTCCAGCTTCTCCTTCTGCTATTCGGACCGTCCCGGCACCCGGGCCAGCCGTTTCCTGGACAAGATCGCCCCCGACGTGCAGCAGAATCGTCTGCTGCGCCTGCAGGCCCTGCAGGAGGAGCTTTCCCAGCGCTGGCTCGACGCCCGCGTGGGCCAGGAGTGCGAAGTGCTGCTGGAGAACGCCAGCCGCCGCGAGGCCACCGACGACGACAGCCTGCAAAGCTGGCAGGGCCGCGACATCTACGGCGCCCTGGTGCATGTGCCCCTGCCCGCCGGCGACCATACCGGCCGCCTGGTCAACGCCCGCATCGTGGAAGCCAAGAAGCACAGCCTGGTGGCCGAAGCCACGGGACAGCCATGGTAGAGATGCACATGGAGGGCCTGAGCCTCGACCCGCAGACACGAAAACCCATCGTCATCCTGCGGCAGAACGACGGCAAGGGCCTGCTCCCGCTCTGGATCGGCGCCATGGAGGCCATGACCATCTCGCTGGTGCTCAACGGCGAGGAGCTGCCCCGCCCCCTGGCCCACGACCTGCTGCTCATGGTGGCCAAGGCCCTCAACGGCACGCTCACCGGCGTGGACATCGTGGACTACAGGGACGACATCTACTACGCCGTGCTCCTGCTGCGCGGCCCCTCGGGCCTCATCAGCGTGGACTGCCGCCCCTCGGACGGCATCGCCCTGGCCCTGCGCGCCTCGGTGCCCATCCGCGTCAAGAGCGAAGTCTTTGAAAAGGCCGCCCGCGAACAGGAGCCTGGCAGCATCCATCCCGCCACCCGGCACCAGGCCGGTTCCGATGCCGCCACCGACATGGCCCGCACCGCCGACGCCCGCAAGGAGGCCGACACCCTGGCCGCCCTGCTGGCCAAAGGCGCCGTGCCCGAAGATCTGGGCGAGGCCGCCGGGCCGGAACGGCTGCGCGACCTTTTGCGGGCCCTGGAGCCCGTATCGCGGAACAAGATGTAGAAAGCATCGTTCCGGGAGGTCTCTGTTGCAATACATTCAGGGATCTCAACGAATCAAGATGACAACCGGTCATCATCCACTGGAATGCAAAACAGCCCGAAACCTTCCGGTTTCGGGCTGTTTTCTCAGACAGATCCAGTGATGCCTGTGCTCCCTGTCATCAGGCCTGCTGCAACTTGGCGTGGGCCATGGACATGAAGAGCTTGATGCGGTTGAGCTGGTTGGCCTCGCTGCTGCCTGGGTCATAGTCCACGGCCATGAGGTTGGCCGCAGGACGCAGGCGCTTGAGTTCCTTCATGACGCCCTTGCCGGTGATATGGTTGGGCAGGCAGCCGAAGGGTTGCAGGCAGAGCACGTTGGTGGCGCCGTTGTCGATGAGCTCCAGCATCTCGGCGGTCAGCAGCCAGCCTTCACCGGCCTGGTTGCCGCGCGAGATGATGCCCTTGACGCTGTGCGACAAATGCCGGATGCGGGACACGGGCATGAAGATGCTGCCCTCCAGGGCCTTGCGCATGGAGGCGCGCAGCATCTCCACCCGCATGATGAACAGCCAGCTGCCCAGCGCGGGCAGGATGCGTCCGCCCAGCCGCTTCCAGCGGTACATGGGATCCATGAAGCAGTAGAGGAAGAAGTCCATGATGTCGGTGAGCACGGGCTCGCCGCCTTCGTCCATGATGTGCCGGGCCACATGGTTGTTGGCATCGGGGTGGTACTTGAGCAGGATCTCGCCCACGATGCCCACCTTGGGCCGGACCACGCCGTCACGCGGGATCTTCGTGAAGTCTTCCACGATACGGCGCATGTCCTTGCGGAAGGCACGGGTATCGCCCTTGCCCGCCACTTCGCGGGCGCGCTGCGTCCAGCGTTCCAGCAGGGCGTCGGTATCGCCCTTGTGCAGCTCGTTGGCCCGGCAGGACATGGAGACACGCTGCAGCATGTCGCCGTACAGGCAACTCAGGATCATGCGGTGCAGCATGCTGCCCGACATCTTGAAGCCCGGCTGCTTGTTGAGGGAACCGCTGCTCAGGGTCAGGATGGGCACCTGCGGGAAGCCCGCTTCCTGCAGGGCCTTGCGCAGAAGGGCCGGATAATTGCTGGCGCGGCAGGGGCCGCAGGTCTGGGCCAGCATCAGGGCCGTGCGCTGCGGGTCGCACCGGCCGTTGAACAGGGCGTCCAGCATCTGGCCGATGACCACGATGGCCGGGTAGCAGGCGTCGTTATGGACGTAGTTCAGGCCCAGCTCGATGGCCCGGCGGCTGACCACGGGCAGCACCTGCAAGCGGTAGCCCGCGCTGTTGACCGCCGCCTCCATGATGGAGAAATGCAGCGGCGCCATCTGCGGGGCCACGATGGTGTGGGTCTCGCGCATGTCTTCGGTGAAGTACGGGCTTTCCGGGCGCGGGGACTGCCGGAACTCCGGCGCCCTGCTCTCGCGGCGTTCCCGCACCGCGGCCAGCAGCGAACGGATGCGGATGCGGGCCGCCCCCAGCGACGCGCCTTCGTCGATCTTGATGAGCGTATGCAGGCGACCGTGATGGGTCAGCAGTTCCGCCACCTGGTCGCTGGTCACGGCATCGAGGCCGCAGCCGAAGGACGTGAGCTGCACCAGCTCCAGCAGGGGACGCTCGCAGACCAGGGCCGCGGCCCGGTACAGGCGGGAGTGGTAGCTCCACTGGTCCACCACGCGCAAAGGATCGCGCAGCACGCCCAGATGGGCCACGCTGTCCTCGCTGAGCACGGCCGCGCCCAGCGACGCGATATAGTCCGGCAGGCCGTGATGCACGGCAGGGTCCGCATGGTAGGGACGGCCGCACAGCACGATGCCCAGCCCCCGCTCACGTTCCACCTGGGCCAGGATGCGTTCGCCCTCGGCCCGCAGTTCGGCACGATAGGCCTCCTGCTCGGCACGGGCCGCATGGGCCGCCTCCCACAATTCCAGCTTGGGCAGGCCCAGCACTTCGTGCAGGCGGTCCACCAGGGTGTCCAGATGCTCCAGCGAGACGAAGGGCGTGTACAGATGCGCGCCCAGCTCCCGCACCTCGTCGGTGTTCAGGCGGATGACCTCGGGATAGCCGGAGACCACGGGGCAGTTGTAGCCCCGCACCGAGGTATCCTGCCCTTCACGCGGCAGACAGGGGAAGAAGATCTCCCGCACGCCCTGGCGCAGCAGGGCCGTCACATGGCCGTGGGCCAGCTTGGCGGGATAGCAGACCGTCTGGGACGGCATGGACGAAAGCCCCAGATCGTACAGCTCCTTGCCCGATGCCGGGGAAAGCTCCACCCTGTAGCCCAGGCGGGTGAAAAAGGTGAACCAGAAGGGATAGTGCTCGTAGATGTTGAGCACACGGGGGATGCCCATGCGGCCGCGGGGGGCCCGCTCCGGCTCCAGCGGCTGGTAGCGGAACAGGCGCCGGGCCTTCCAGGCGTAGATGTTGGGCATGACCGGGACATCGTCCTGCGAATGCCCCATGCCGCCGCGCTCGCAGCGGTTGCCGGACACGAAGCGGTGCCCGTTGGAGAAACGATGCACCTTGAGCAGGCAATGGTTGCCGCAGCCACGGCAGCGCACGGACTTGGTCGTGATCTCCAGCGAGCGCAGCCCGGCGGAACTCAGGGGCGTGCGCTCCTCCTGTCCGGCACAGCGGCGCAGGGCCAGCAGGGCCGCGCCGTACGCGCCCATGAGCCCGGCGATGTCGGGACGGCTGACCTCGCGTTGCAGCAGGTTTTCCATGACGCGCAGCAGGGCGTCGTTCATGAAGGAACCGCCCTGCACCAGCACGCGTTCGCCCAGCTCGTCGGGCGTGCGCAGGCGCAGCACCTTGTACAGGGCATTGCGGATGACGGCATAACAGAGCCCGGCCGCGATGTCGCCGATGGAGGCGCCTTCCTTCTGGGCCTGTTTGACCTTGGAGTTCATGAACACCGTGCAGCGCGAGCCCAGATCCACGGGATGGCGGGCAAAGAGCGCGGCCTGCACGAATTCTTCCATGCTCAGGTTCAGGCTTTGGGCAAAGGTCTCCAGAAAGGCCCCGCAACCGGCGGAACAGGCTTCATTGAGGGTCACGCCCGCGATGCAGCCCTGCCGGACCTTGAGGCACTTCATGTCCTGGCCGCCGATGTCGATGACATAGGTGGCGTCCGGCACCAGACGGCAGGCCGCCTTGAGGTGGGCCACGGTCTCCACTTCGGAGATGACGGAGCCCAGGGCAGCCCGGGCGTAGTCGGCGCCGTAGCCCGTGGCCGCACTGGCCTGTATCCAGGCACCGGCAGGCAGACGGTCCACCAGATCGGCCGCATAGGGCAGCAGCCCGGCCAGCGGATCGCCCTGGTTGCGCTGGTACCAGGTGTCCAGCACGGCACCGTTGATGTCCACCAGCACGGCCTTGACCGTGGTGGAGCCCAGGTCAACGCCCAGATAGAGCGGGCCCGAGGCCTCGGCCAGCCGGCCGCGCGGCGCGGCGTCCTGACGGTGACGGTCGAGGAAATCGTGGTATTCGGCTTCGGAATCGAACAGGGGCGGCAGGCTGGCGCTGGTTTCGCCCTCAAACGTACGGGTGCGGGCGCGTTCGGCCAGTTCGGCCACGCTCACGGGCGCGGAAGCCACGGGCCGCCCCATGCCGGGGATGTCCACCAGGCTCAGGGCCGTACCGCGCGCCACCACGTACTGGGCGTCCGGCACATCCACCACGTCTTCGGGAGCCATGTGCAGGGTCTCCACAAAGCGGGCCTTGAGCTGGGGCAGGAAATGCAGGGGCCCGCCCAAAAAGGCGACCTTGCCGCGGATGGGGTGGCCGCAGGCCAGGCCGCCGATGGTCTGTTCCACCACGGCCTGGAAGATGGAGGCCGCCAGATCCTCGCGGGGCGCGCCTTCGTTGAGCAGGGGCACCACGTCGGTCTTGGCGAAGACGCCGCAGCGGGACGCGATGGGATAGATGGTGGTGTGGCGCGCGGCCAGGGCATCGAGACCGGCCGCATCGGTATCCAGCAGGCTGGCCATCTGGTCGATGAAGGCCCCGGTACCGCCGGCACAGGCCTCGTTCATGCGCAGGTTGTCCGAACCGTCGGAAAAATAAAGGATCTTGGCGTCCTCGCCCCCCAGTTCCACAGCCACGTCGGTCTGCGGCGCCAGGACGGCGATGGCCCGCGACGTGGCCAGCACCTCCTGCACGAAGGGCAGCTCCAGGGCCTGCGCCAGCTGCAGGGCCGCGGAACCCGTCATGGCCGGGCGCACCACCAGACCGGGCCGCCGCTCGGCCAGGTCTTCCAGCAACGTGCGCAAGGTCGCGCGCACCGCCGCGCCATGACGTTCATAACGGGCTTCCAGCAGCGTGCCCCGCGCATCCACCAGGGCCAGCTTGACCGTGGTGGAGCCTGCATCGAGCCCGAGATACAAAGCTTCTTCCATTACCTGATTCCCCCGCTTCTGCCGGATAAATCTCGTCTATCGTCTTTCGTCGGATCCGGTCCCGCACCCGGCCCCTGCCGAACGGGCGCGCCACTTGGCCGCGGCATCGTCCAGCCCGGCAAAGATGAAGTCCTTGACCATCTGGTCAAGGGACGCGCTTTTTTCTGCCAGGTTCGGGAACAGACTGTTGGCAAAGGCCGGATCCAGCATGATGAGCATCATGCAGGTCCCCATGGAACTGGCGATGCAGCAGTCCAGCTGGGAGGCCTCCTGCGGGATGCCGGTGATCTCGCTCAGCAGGCCGCGCAACAACCGGGCTTTGGGATGCACCTTTTCCTGCAGGAAAGGATCCACAAAGCCCGCCGGCGAAAAAAACTCCCGTGCCAGCACCCGCACATGCCAGCTGCGCGGCCCGTGCAGATGGGCCAGCAGCTCGTCCAGCGTACGCGACAGCTTTTCGCGCGCCGTGCCCTCCGCCAGGATCTGGCGCAGGCGCTCCAGCGTGAAGAGACGGTCATGGGCCTCGGCCAGCACGGCCGCATACAGCCCTTCGCGGCTGCCGAAATGATAATTGACCGCCGCCATGTTCACATGGGCCCGTTCGCAGACCTGCTTGCTGGTCATGTTGGCATAGCCGCACTCGGCCGCCAGCTGCCCTGCCGATTCCAGGATCCGGGCCCGGGTCAGATCCCCGTCACCGCGCTTGCCGCGCTCGTGCCCCCCGTGGGAAATACTGCCCATTACCGCCTCATAGTGCTAAAGTTCCATTATCCAATCAAGAATATTTCCTGCCATGTTCAAAAAACGTTAACGAATTAAAATTCAAATTTCAATTATTTTTCTTGCCGCCGGGATCAGCATCGCGGCGTGGCAAACGGATAAAAAGAAGGCCCCACGGCATGGTGCCGCAGGGCCTTTCAGAGCGTCAGCGCTGGATGCGCCGCCGTACGGCTTCGGCATCCAGACCGTGCAGATGGTGCACGCGTATCAGGTAACACAGGGCCACGAAGCCCAGGGCCACGATATAGGAGATCCAGAAGCCCGCAGGCCCCATGGCCGGGACGAGCCAGTCCGTACGGGCCAGCGTGAAGCCCAGGGGCAGGCCGATGATCCAGTAGGAGGTGAAGCAGACCAGCGAGATGATGCGGGTATCGTTGTAGGCACGCAGGATGCCGATACTGATGGTCTGCAGGGCGTCCACCAGCTGGTAACAGGAACCGAGCAGCAGCAGGCTCATGGCCAGGGCCGTCACGGCGGGATCGTCGTTATAGATGTGCACGATCTGCTCGCGGAACAGGGCCGTGCAGGCCGCGATGATCAGCGAGGAGACCGCGCCCATGCACAGGGCCGTGCGGGCCGAAAGACGGGCCCGGCCCAGACGCCCGGCCCCCACGCTCTGCCCCACCCGGATGGCCGCCGTGATGTTCAGCGACAGGGGCAGCATGAAGACCATCCCGGCAAAGTTCATGGCGATCTGGTGCCCGGCCACGATGACCTTGCCCAGCGGTGCCAGCAGCAGTGCGGAAAGTGCGAACAGCGAGACCTCGAAGAACACGGCCAGCGCACCGGGCAGGCCGATGCGCAGGATGCGCCAGATCAGGGGAAAGTCGAAACGGCACGGCACCGGCTCGGGCGTATAGGGAGCGGCCAGGGGACTGGCGTCATCACGGGCGCGGGCCTCGCAGCCGCAGGCAGGGGCCGTGCGCGGCAGCAGCAGGGGCAGGAACAGGGGATGCAGATCCCGGTACTGGGCATCCCGGCGCACGTAGTAGATCATGCAGGCGGCCATGAACCAGTAACACAGGGCGGTGGCCACGCCGCAGCCCACGGCCCCCAGCTGGGGCAGGCCCAGCTTGCCGTAGATGAGCACATAGTTGCAGGGCACGTTGAGCGCCAGCCCCAGGATGCCGATGATCATGGCCGGGCGCGTGCGGGCATAGCCTTCCAGAAAGCTGCGCACATTGACGAACAGCATGAAGCCCGGCAGGCCCCAGAGCATGGCGCGCAAGTAGCCGCCGCCCAGGCGGGAAAGCTCCTCATCCAGCCCGAAGGACTGCAAATGCCAGGAGATGACGTAAAAGGCGGTCATCAGGATGGCGCTGATGACCAGCGTGAGCCAGATGCCCTGCCGCAGCAGGTGCGGGGTGCGCGAACGCTGCCCGCCGCCCACCAGATGGGCGCTCATGGCCGGCAGGGAAAGCAGGCAGCCGATGCCCAGCAGGGAAAGAGGGTTCCAGATGGAACCGGCCACCGCCACGGCAGCCATGTCCGCCGTGCTGGCCTGACCGGTCATGGCCGTGTCTACGAAGTTCATGCCCATCTGTGACATCTGGGCCACAAATACAGGGAGGCCCAGAGCAACAAAGCGCCGGGCCTCGGACAACGAAAAGAACTGGTTCTGCATGGTCTCCCATCCGCAGCCGGAAATATCCGGTTACAAGACAAGCCCTTATGCCGGGCCGGAGGCAGGCGGGGCATCCTGCCGGCACAGCCGTGGCAGGGTACGGTCCGCGCCCCTCCTATACCTGCTCCCCCCTTGAATGACAAGCCCGCGCCATACCGGGAAATACCTTCCCGAAAAGCCGACCGCTTTTTCTTTGCCGGCACGGCCCGCAATACTCCTGCCCTGCCGTGGCGGCATATGTTCCGTCATGGCAGACGTCCGTGAAGATGGGCCTTCAGCCACGCAAAAAAGGGGAGGCCTTGCCATGCCTCCCCTTCCCCGCGTGCCTATCCGGCTAAAATCCATCGCTCCCGCTCAGCGGCGGATGCGCTGGAGCACGGCCTCCGCATCCAGCCGGTGCAAGCGGCCCATGCGCAAACGGTACAGGCTGAAGCTCACCCACAGGGCCAGGCCGTAACCTATCCAGAAGCCGGTGGCGCCCATGGCGGGCACCAGCCAGTCCGTCCGGGCCAGGGTCCAGCCCGTGCCCAGCCCCACGATCCAGTAGGAGAACAGGCAGACGCCCAGGATGTAGCGGGTATCGTTGTAGGCGCGCAGCACACCGATACTCACCGTCTGCAACGATTCCGGGATCTGGTTGACGGCGGCGAAGACCAGCAGGCCCACGGCCAGCCCCAGCACGGCGGGGTCCGAGTTGTAGATCTGGGCGATCTGCGGCCGCAGGCACAGGGTGGTCGTCATGGTCAGCAGGGCCAGGCCCAGCCCCAGGCACAGGGCCGTGCGGGCCGAAAGGCGGGCCCGTTCCAGACGCCCGGCCCCCAGGTTCTGCCCCACCCGGATGGCCACGGTGATGTTCAGCGACAGGGGCAGCATGTAGACGATGCTGGAAAAGTTCATGGCGATCTGGTGCCCGGCCACCACCACCTTGCCCAGCGGTGCCAGCAGCAGTGCCGTGACCGCGAAGAGCGAGGCCTCGAAACAGGCGGCCAGCGCACCGGGCAAACCAATGCGGAAGATGCGCCAGACCAGCGGCCAGTCCACCCGCCGGGCCTCGCCGCCCTCCCCTGCCGTACGCGGCAGCAGCAGGGGCAGGAACAGCGGCCCCAGCTTGCGGCAGCGTGCCTCGCGCCGGGCATACAGGGCCAGAGTCAGACCCATGAACCAGTAGCACAGGGCGGTGGCCACACCGCAGCCCACGGCCCCCAGCTGGGGCAGGCCCAGCTTGCCGTAGATGAGCACATAGTTGCAGGGCACGTTGAGCGCCAGCCCCAGCAGGCCCACGAGCATGGCCGGCCTCGTGCGGGCATAGCCTTCCAGAAAGCCGCGCACGTTCACGAACAGCATCATGCCCGGCAGGCCGAAGAGCATGGCCCGCAGATACCCGGCCGCCAGCGGCGCCAGCTCGGCATCCAGACCGAACAGCTCCAGATGGAGGGAAAGGAAGGCGAACACGCCCATCAGCACCAGCGACAGCAGGGTCGAAAGCCAAAGGCCCTGCCGCAGCAGATGCGGGGTGCGCTGCTGCTCGCCGCCGCCCACCAGATGGGCCATCATGGCGGGCAGGGACAAAAGGCAGCCCATGCCCAGCAGGGAAACCGGCACCCAGATGGAGCCCGAGACGGCCACGGCGGCCATGTCCGCCGTACTGGCCTGGCCGGTCATGGCCGTGTCCACGAAATTCATGCCCATCTGGGCGATCTGCGTCACCAGCACGGGCAGGCCCAGCGCCAGGAAGCGGCGGGCCTCATTGAGGGAAAAGAATCTGTTCTTGGTCATCATGTTCTGTGATGGAGGCAAAAACAGGGCCGCTCCCTGCGGAACGGCCCTGAAAAGGCCCCGGCGGCATGACCGCACGAGGCCCCCGGATACGTACGAACAGGCCTGATGCGGCCTGCTTTACAGGAAGAGCCCCGCCCCGGGCAGGCGCAGGCCCTGCATCTTCGCCGCAGTCTCCACCAGACGGGCGATGGCCTGACGGCCCGTCTCGCCCAGGTCACGGCTGTACTCGGTGACGAAGGTCTTGATGTGGGCCGAGGTCACGCTCTCGGCCAGCTCCTGCGCGTGTTCGCGGATGAATTCCGCCGAGGCGCGCGGGTTGGCATTGGCATAGTCCACGCTGGCCGTGATGGCCGCTTCGATGGCGCGGGCCAGCTCCACGGGCACGTCGCGGCGCACGGCGATGGCGCCCAGCGGCAGGGGCGCATGATAGGTGGCTTCCCACCACTGCCCCAGGTCCAGCAGCTTCACCAGGCCGCGGTCGGCATAGGTGAAACGGCCTTCATGGATGATG contains these protein-coding regions:
- a CDS encoding MATE family efflux transporter codes for the protein MTKNRFFSLNEARRFLALGLPVLVTQIAQMGMNFVDTAMTGQASTADMAAVAVSGSIWVPVSLLGMGCLLSLPAMMAHLVGGGEQQRTPHLLRQGLWLSTLLSLVLMGVFAFLSLHLELFGLDAELAPLAAGYLRAMLFGLPGMMLFVNVRGFLEGYARTRPAMLVGLLGLALNVPCNYVLIYGKLGLPQLGAVGCGVATALCYWFMGLTLALYARREARCRKLGPLFLPLLLPRTAGEGGEARRVDWPLVWRIFRIGLPGALAACFEASLFAVTALLLAPLGKVVVAGHQIAMNFSSIVYMLPLSLNITVAIRVGQNLGAGRLERARLSARTALCLGLGLALLTMTTTLCLRPQIAQIYNSDPAVLGLAVGLLVFAAVNQIPESLQTVSIGVLRAYNDTRYILGVCLFSYWIVGLGTGWTLARTDWLVPAMGATGFWIGYGLALWVSFSLYRLRMGRLHRLDAEAVLQRIRR